One stretch of Aquipuribacter sp. SD81 DNA includes these proteins:
- a CDS encoding hotdog fold thioesterase — translation MTPTDEDAERLEQVRAGTPGTLIERLGIDLLEVSADRLVATMPVAGNTQPYGLLHGGASVALAETLGSVGAMLAAGEGRVAVGVDINATHHRAVREGVVTGTATALQLGRTLACYEVVVTDADGRRVCTARITCLLRDAVPGASTAPTRA, via the coding sequence GTGACACCGACCGACGAGGACGCCGAGCGCCTGGAGCAGGTCCGCGCGGGCACCCCGGGCACGCTCATCGAGCGGCTCGGCATCGACCTGCTCGAGGTCTCCGCCGACCGGCTCGTCGCCACGATGCCGGTCGCCGGCAACACCCAGCCGTACGGCCTGCTGCACGGCGGGGCGAGCGTCGCGCTCGCCGAGACCCTCGGCTCCGTCGGCGCCATGCTCGCCGCCGGCGAGGGCCGCGTGGCGGTCGGGGTCGACATCAACGCCACGCACCACCGAGCCGTGCGCGAGGGCGTGGTGACGGGCACGGCGACCGCGCTGCAGCTCGGCCGCACGCTCGCCTGCTACGAGGTCGTCGTCACCGACGCCGACGGCCGACGGGTCTGCACCGCGCGCATCACGTGCCTGCTGCGCGACGCCGTGCCGGGCGCCTCGACCGCCCCGACGCGGGCGTGA
- a CDS encoding ABC transporter ATP-binding protein, producing MRVDELVAGYLPGVNILNGTDLYVGPGELVGIIGPNGAGKSTLLKAMFGLVKVRSGSIMLRGEDITGLKANKLVSKGVGFVPQTNNVFPSLTIEENMLMGCYQDPKKFKDRFDVVVDLFPTLGERRAQRAGSLSGGERQMVAMGRALMMDPSVLLLDEPSAGLSPAKQDEVFLRTREINKTGVSVVMVEQNARRCLQICDRGYVLDQGRNAYTGTGRGLANDPKVIELYLGTLAQAT from the coding sequence ATCCGCGTCGACGAGCTCGTCGCGGGCTACCTGCCCGGCGTCAACATCCTCAACGGCACCGACCTGTACGTCGGGCCCGGCGAGCTCGTCGGCATCATCGGCCCGAACGGCGCGGGCAAGTCGACGCTGCTCAAGGCCATGTTCGGCCTCGTCAAGGTCCGCTCCGGCAGCATCATGCTGCGCGGCGAGGACATCACGGGCCTCAAGGCGAACAAGCTCGTGAGCAAGGGCGTCGGCTTCGTGCCGCAGACCAACAACGTGTTCCCCTCCCTCACCATCGAGGAGAACATGCTGATGGGCTGCTACCAGGACCCGAAGAAGTTCAAGGACCGCTTCGACGTGGTCGTCGACCTCTTCCCCACCCTCGGTGAGCGGCGCGCGCAGCGGGCGGGCTCGCTGTCCGGCGGTGAGCGGCAGATGGTCGCCATGGGCCGGGCCCTCATGATGGACCCGAGCGTGCTCCTGCTCGACGAGCCGTCCGCGGGGCTGTCGCCGGCCAAGCAGGACGAGGTCTTCCTGCGCACCCGCGAGATCAACAAGACGGGCGTGTCCGTCGTCATGGTCGAGCAGAACGCGCGCCGCTGCCTGCAGATCTGCGACCGGGGCTACGTGCTCGACCAGGGCCGCAACGCCTACACCGGCACCGGCCGCGGCCTCGCCAACGACCCGAAGGTCATCGAGCTCTACCTCGGCACCCTCGCCCAGGCCACCTGA
- a CDS encoding DUF554 family protein, whose translation MTLFVGAGTVLNVVTVLVGGTVGLLLGARLPDRVRDVAMAALGLGTLSIAVLSVLDVQDPALAEAVGAGAALVVLGSALLGGVLGALLRIEERLERLGHRLRALLLRVGGTRRTPGDGEAGEHRFVEGFVTASLVFCVGPLTVLGAVNDGLGRGIDELAVKSLLDGVAAAAFASALGSGVLLSALSVAVVQGTLTVVGALLGDLLDAAQVAALSATGGLLLLGVGLRLLRVKEVPVGDLLPALVVAPVLVALVRSATG comes from the coding sequence GTGACCCTCTTCGTCGGCGCCGGCACCGTCCTCAACGTCGTCACGGTCCTCGTCGGCGGGACGGTCGGGCTGCTGCTCGGCGCGCGCCTGCCGGACCGGGTCCGCGACGTCGCGATGGCCGCGCTCGGCCTCGGCACGTTGTCCATCGCCGTGCTCTCGGTGCTCGACGTGCAGGACCCCGCGCTCGCGGAGGCGGTCGGGGCGGGCGCCGCCCTCGTGGTGCTCGGCTCGGCCCTGCTCGGCGGGGTGCTGGGGGCGCTGCTGCGGATCGAGGAGCGCCTCGAGCGCCTCGGTCACCGCCTGCGGGCCCTGCTGCTGCGCGTCGGCGGGACCCGACGGACCCCGGGCGACGGCGAGGCCGGGGAGCACCGCTTCGTCGAGGGCTTCGTGACCGCCTCGCTCGTGTTCTGCGTGGGGCCGCTGACGGTGCTCGGCGCCGTCAACGACGGGCTCGGCCGCGGCATCGACGAGCTGGCCGTGAAGTCTCTGCTCGACGGTGTCGCCGCCGCGGCGTTCGCGTCGGCGCTCGGTTCCGGCGTGCTGCTGAGCGCGCTGTCCGTCGCGGTCGTGCAGGGCACGCTCACCGTGGTGGGGGCGCTGCTCGGCGACCTGCTCGACGCCGCGCAGGTCGCGGCGCTGTCGGCCACGGGCGGCCTGCTGCTGCTGGGGGTCGGTCTGCGGCTGCTGCGCGTGAAGGAGGTGCCGGTCGGCGACCTGCTCCCCGCCCTCGTCGTGGCGCCGGTCCTGGTGGCGCTCGTCCGTTCGGCGACAGGGTGA
- a CDS encoding branched-chain amino acid ABC transporter permease, producing MRRLLALAGLALALTAAGPAAAAHAAAAPEAAPPPAAVLASGGEEEGGETINVRVRDDETREDVPGVPVTVRFEGDVVGEGETDAEGTVSFDVPQPGEYEIELDLSVLPEDADLGVEENPFTTRVDPGTPRTVAFRLQAGIGDGTEGAADVGGFFAEIPWNRLPQLVVSGLRFGLILALAAIGLSLVFGTTGLTNFAHGELVTFGALITYSFHVVAGLPLLVAAPLALLAAAAFGWVQETAVWRQLRRKQIGLIAMMIFSIGLSFFLRYGFLYLYGGQTVFYQDFAAQAPLAFGSVRIPPSHLIVMGISVVVLIAFALGLLYTRIGKATRAVSDNPALAAASGIDVDGVIRVVWVVGTALAALSGMFFGLTQGMNFLLGFQLLLLIFAAVVLGGLGTAFGAMLGAVFVGLLIEVSTLVIPPELKNVGALAVLIIILLVRPQGLLGRRERVG from the coding sequence GTGCGTCGACTCCTCGCGCTCGCCGGGCTCGCCCTGGCACTGACAGCCGCCGGGCCGGCGGCAGCCGCTCACGCGGCAGCCGCCCCCGAGGCCGCACCGCCACCCGCGGCCGTCCTCGCGTCGGGGGGTGAGGAGGAGGGCGGCGAGACGATCAACGTCCGCGTGCGCGACGACGAGACGCGGGAGGACGTCCCCGGCGTCCCGGTGACCGTCCGCTTCGAGGGCGACGTCGTCGGCGAGGGCGAGACCGACGCCGAGGGCACCGTGAGCTTCGACGTGCCGCAGCCCGGCGAGTACGAGATCGAGCTCGACCTGTCCGTGCTGCCGGAGGACGCGGACCTGGGCGTGGAGGAGAACCCCTTCACCACCCGCGTCGACCCCGGTACGCCGCGCACGGTCGCGTTCCGCCTGCAGGCGGGCATCGGCGACGGCACCGAGGGCGCCGCCGACGTCGGCGGCTTCTTCGCCGAGATCCCGTGGAACCGCCTGCCGCAGCTCGTGGTGTCGGGCCTGCGGTTCGGGCTCATCCTCGCCCTCGCCGCCATCGGCCTGTCGCTGGTGTTCGGCACGACGGGCCTCACCAACTTCGCCCACGGCGAGCTGGTGACCTTCGGCGCGCTCATCACGTACTCGTTCCACGTGGTCGCCGGCCTGCCCCTGCTCGTCGCGGCCCCGCTGGCGCTCCTGGCCGCGGCCGCGTTCGGCTGGGTGCAGGAGACGGCGGTCTGGCGCCAGCTCAGACGCAAGCAGATCGGGCTCATCGCCATGATGATCTTCTCGATCGGCCTGAGCTTCTTCCTCCGGTACGGCTTCCTCTACCTGTACGGCGGGCAGACGGTCTTCTACCAGGACTTCGCGGCGCAGGCGCCGCTGGCGTTCGGCTCCGTCCGGATCCCGCCGTCGCACCTCATCGTCATGGGCATCTCGGTCGTCGTGCTCATCGCCTTCGCCCTCGGCCTGCTCTACACCCGCATCGGCAAGGCGACCCGCGCGGTGAGCGACAACCCGGCCCTCGCGGCGGCGAGCGGCATCGACGTCGACGGCGTCATCCGGGTCGTGTGGGTCGTCGGCACCGCGCTCGCGGCGCTGTCGGGCATGTTCTTCGGCCTCACCCAGGGGATGAACTTCCTCCTGGGCTTCCAGCTGCTCCTGCTCATCTTCGCCGCGGTCGTCCTCGGCGGCCTCGGGACGGCGTTCGGCGCCATGCTCGGGGCGGTCTTCGTCGGCCTGCTCATCGAGGTGAGCACGCTCGTGATCCCGCCGGAGCTGAAGAACGTCGGCGCCCTGGCGGTGCTCATCATCATCCTGCTCGTGCGGCCGCAGGGCCTGCTCGGGCGTCGCGAGCGCGTGGGCTGA
- the polA gene encoding DNA polymerase I, giving the protein MGRLLLVDGHSLAYRAFYALPAENFSTSTGQTTNAVYGFTSMLINVLRDEEPTHLAVAFDLSRQTFRTAEYAEYKANRSATPSEFSGQVPLIREVLDAMGIRQVTAEGFEADDVICTLTRQGREAGHDVLVVTGDRDSFQLVDDHVTVLYPVRGVSELSRMDPAAVEARYGVPPSLYPDLAALVGEDSDNLPGVPGVGPKTAAKWLLAHGGLGGVIGAVDTIKGKAGENLRAHLSDVERNRRLNRLVGDLALDVDVAELEKRPWDRDAIHTVFDGLEFRVLRDRIFATLDNDEPTATEGYALTVTRLDEDAARGWWGGRAAGERLGAELVVADDGAVEAVALATADDDGQVGEVVTVPAPVLLDLARAGGGPALVLHDAKPQLHLLSRPAGTAGTAGTAGLPDGLVVSDTALAAYLCRPDQRSYDLADLAVRHLHRSLVDGAEVAEDEQSVEDQLSLGLDGAAGGDEDDLLEAARATREQRAGIRAAAVAELDVVLARELDEREGTALLTDVELPLLRVLARMEDAGIAVDVERLEGLREHYDVRVSEAARLAYAEVGEEINLGSPKQLQRVLFEQLDMPKTKRTKTGYTTDAEALQDLYERTEHPFLLHLLEHRDAIRLRQTVEGLLATVGPDRRIRTTFQQTIAATGRLSSTDPNLQNIPIRTEEGRRIRDAFVVGEDGRGAMGCLMSADYSQVEMRIMAHLSGDAGLIEAFRSGEDLHRFVGSRVFEVEPADVTPEMRAKVKAMSYGLAYGLSAFGLSRQLRTPVEESRALMDEYFERFGGVRDYLRGVVDQARRDGWTATILGRRRYLPDLTSDNRQRREAAERMALNAPIQGSAADLVKVAMLGVQAGLDAAGARSRMLLQVHDELVLEVAADELDDVRELVVQQMAGAADLAVPLDVSVGVGGSWFDAAH; this is encoded by the coding sequence GTGGGACGCCTGCTGCTGGTCGACGGTCACTCGCTCGCGTACCGCGCGTTCTACGCGCTGCCGGCGGAGAACTTCTCCACGAGCACGGGCCAGACCACCAACGCCGTCTACGGCTTCACCTCCATGCTCATCAACGTCCTGCGGGACGAGGAGCCCACCCACCTCGCCGTCGCCTTCGACCTCTCCCGGCAGACCTTCCGCACCGCGGAGTACGCCGAGTACAAGGCCAACCGCTCGGCCACCCCGTCGGAGTTCTCGGGGCAGGTCCCGCTCATCCGCGAGGTCCTCGACGCCATGGGCATCCGGCAGGTGACGGCCGAGGGCTTCGAGGCCGACGACGTGATCTGCACGCTCACGCGGCAAGGCCGCGAGGCCGGGCACGACGTGCTCGTCGTCACCGGCGACCGCGACAGCTTCCAGCTCGTCGACGACCACGTCACCGTGCTCTACCCGGTCCGCGGCGTGTCGGAGCTGTCGCGCATGGACCCGGCGGCGGTCGAGGCGCGCTACGGCGTGCCGCCGTCGCTGTACCCGGACCTCGCCGCCCTGGTCGGGGAGGACAGCGACAACCTGCCCGGCGTCCCGGGCGTCGGCCCCAAGACGGCCGCGAAGTGGCTGCTCGCGCACGGCGGCCTGGGGGGCGTCATCGGCGCGGTCGACACCATCAAGGGCAAGGCGGGGGAGAACCTGCGCGCGCACCTGTCCGACGTCGAGCGCAACCGGCGCCTCAACCGCCTCGTCGGCGACCTCGCGCTCGACGTCGACGTCGCGGAGCTCGAGAAGCGCCCGTGGGACCGCGACGCCATCCACACGGTCTTCGACGGCCTGGAGTTCCGGGTCCTGCGCGACCGCATCTTCGCGACGCTCGACAACGACGAGCCGACCGCCACCGAGGGCTACGCGCTCACGGTCACGCGCCTGGACGAGGACGCCGCCCGCGGCTGGTGGGGCGGGCGTGCCGCGGGGGAGCGGCTCGGCGCCGAGCTCGTCGTGGCCGACGACGGCGCCGTGGAGGCCGTCGCGCTCGCGACGGCCGACGACGACGGGCAGGTGGGGGAGGTCGTCACCGTGCCGGCGCCCGTGCTCCTCGACCTCGCGCGCGCCGGCGGCGGTCCGGCGCTCGTGCTGCACGACGCCAAGCCGCAGCTGCACCTGCTGTCGCGTCCCGCGGGCACCGCCGGCACGGCCGGCACCGCCGGGCTGCCCGACGGCCTCGTGGTGAGCGACACCGCGCTCGCCGCCTACCTGTGCCGGCCCGACCAGCGTTCCTACGACCTCGCCGACCTCGCGGTCCGGCACCTGCACCGCAGCCTGGTCGACGGCGCGGAGGTGGCCGAGGACGAGCAGTCCGTCGAGGACCAGCTCTCGCTGGGCCTGGACGGCGCCGCGGGCGGTGACGAGGACGACCTGCTCGAGGCGGCCCGCGCGACGCGGGAGCAGCGCGCCGGGATCCGGGCCGCCGCGGTCGCCGAGCTCGACGTGGTCCTCGCCCGCGAGCTCGACGAGCGCGAGGGCACGGCGCTGCTCACCGACGTCGAGCTGCCGCTGCTGCGCGTGCTCGCCCGCATGGAGGACGCCGGCATCGCGGTCGACGTCGAGCGGCTCGAGGGCCTGCGCGAGCACTACGACGTCCGCGTGTCGGAAGCGGCGCGCCTGGCGTACGCGGAGGTGGGGGAGGAGATCAACCTCGGCTCGCCCAAGCAGCTGCAGCGCGTCCTGTTCGAGCAGCTCGACATGCCGAAGACGAAGCGGACCAAGACGGGGTACACCACCGACGCCGAGGCGCTGCAGGACCTGTACGAGCGCACCGAGCACCCGTTCCTGCTCCACCTGCTCGAGCACCGCGACGCCATACGGCTCCGCCAGACCGTCGAGGGTCTGCTCGCGACGGTCGGGCCGGACCGGCGCATCCGCACGACGTTCCAGCAGACCATCGCCGCGACCGGGCGGCTGTCGTCGACCGACCCCAACCTGCAGAACATCCCCATCCGGACCGAGGAGGGCCGTCGCATCCGCGACGCCTTCGTGGTCGGGGAGGACGGCCGGGGGGCGATGGGCTGCCTCATGAGCGCCGACTACTCCCAGGTCGAGATGCGGATCATGGCGCACCTGTCCGGCGACGCCGGCCTCATCGAGGCCTTCCGCTCCGGGGAGGACCTCCACCGCTTCGTCGGCTCGCGCGTCTTCGAGGTGGAGCCCGCCGACGTCACGCCCGAGATGCGGGCCAAGGTCAAGGCGATGAGCTACGGGCTCGCGTACGGGCTCAGCGCCTTCGGGCTGTCGCGGCAGCTGCGGACGCCGGTCGAGGAGTCCCGCGCGCTCATGGACGAGTACTTCGAGCGCTTCGGCGGCGTGCGGGACTACCTGCGCGGGGTCGTCGACCAGGCCCGGCGCGACGGCTGGACGGCGACGATCCTCGGTCGGCGCCGGTACCTGCCGGACCTCACGAGCGACAACCGGCAGCGCCGCGAGGCCGCGGAGCGGATGGCGCTCAACGCGCCGATCCAGGGCTCGGCCGCCGACCTCGTCAAGGTCGCGATGCTCGGGGTGCAGGCCGGCCTCGACGCCGCGGGCGCCCGCTCGCGCATGCTCCTGCAGGTCCACGACGAGCTCGTGCTCGAGGTGGCCGCCGACGAGCTCGACGACGTCCGCGAGCTCGTCGTGCAGCAGATGGCGGGCGCGGCGGACCTCGCCGTCCCGCTCGACGTGTCGGTGGGCGTCGGCGGCTCCTGGTTCGACGCCGCGCACTAG
- a CDS encoding ANTAR domain-containing response regulator, protein MVAEDEALIRLDLVEMLTEAGYDVVGEAGDGESAMRLAEEQRPDVVVLDIKMPKLDGLSAAERIASARIAPVVLLTAFSQTELVERARDAGAMAYVVKPFTAADLLPALEIAVSRHQELVQLEDEVADLADRLETRKLVERAKAALQSTYGMSEPEAFRWIQKTSMDRRLSMREVASGVLAAAANAGKPGGR, encoded by the coding sequence GTGGTGGCGGAGGACGAGGCGCTCATCCGGCTCGACCTCGTCGAGATGCTCACCGAGGCCGGCTACGACGTGGTCGGCGAGGCGGGTGACGGCGAGAGCGCGATGCGCCTCGCCGAGGAGCAGCGTCCGGACGTCGTCGTCCTCGACATCAAGATGCCCAAGCTCGACGGCCTGAGCGCCGCGGAGCGCATCGCGTCCGCGCGGATCGCCCCCGTCGTGCTCCTCACGGCCTTCAGCCAGACCGAGCTCGTCGAGCGCGCCCGCGACGCGGGGGCCATGGCGTACGTCGTCAAGCCCTTCACCGCGGCCGACCTCCTGCCCGCCCTGGAGATCGCGGTCAGCCGCCACCAGGAGCTCGTGCAGCTGGAGGACGAGGTCGCCGACCTCGCCGACCGCCTCGAGACCCGCAAGCTCGTGGAGCGGGCCAAGGCGGCCCTGCAGTCGACGTACGGCATGAGCGAGCCCGAGGCCTTCCGCTGGATCCAGAAGACGTCGATGGACCGTCGCCTGTCCATGCGCGAGGTCGCCTCCGGGGTGCTCGCGGCGGCCGCGAACGCGGGCAAGCCGGGCGGGCGCTGA
- a CDS encoding ABC transporter substrate-binding protein: MTRRMRGWQTVAVLGIAGITLAACGGGDSEPEDTAAAGGDDTAAAEPTMEDTMAAEPSTEASGEATGSGDGTLTIGTLLPETGSLAFLGPPEFAGVELAVQEINEAGGVLGNDVVKIDGDSGDTTTDIATQTVTRLLGEGVDAIIGAASSGVSFTVIDQITGAGVVHFSPANTSPDFTDYDDNGLYFRTAPSDVLQGRVLGDLLVQDGCLDVAAIVLDDPYGTGLAENFTASLDAGGGTLVTEPILYPEGTNNFSAQVTQVADAGAECVVLIGFAETVQIVNEMVAQGLPPTEVPTYFVDGNLADYSSDSDTNLPAGTLEGNKGTLPGAEAPEEFQNRLLEVDSSLTDFSYAAESYDAAVVIALAAVAAGSDAGTEIGAAIPDVTREGTECTSFAECVELLDGGEDIDYNGVSGPIEMSDQGDPTEATIGIFEYDAENKITRVDSLSGTI; encoded by the coding sequence ATGACCCGACGCATGCGTGGATGGCAGACCGTCGCCGTCCTCGGTATCGCCGGTATCACGCTGGCCGCCTGTGGCGGCGGCGACAGCGAGCCCGAAGACACCGCAGCCGCCGGTGGTGACGACACCGCTGCCGCGGAGCCCACCATGGAGGACACCATGGCTGCGGAGCCCTCGACCGAGGCCTCCGGCGAGGCCACCGGTTCCGGCGACGGAACGCTCACCATCGGCACGCTGCTGCCGGAGACCGGCAGCCTCGCGTTCCTCGGGCCGCCCGAGTTCGCGGGCGTCGAGCTCGCCGTCCAGGAGATCAACGAGGCCGGCGGCGTGCTCGGCAACGACGTCGTCAAGATCGACGGCGACTCCGGCGACACGACCACCGACATCGCGACCCAGACCGTCACGCGCCTACTCGGCGAGGGCGTCGACGCGATCATCGGTGCGGCGTCCTCCGGTGTGTCCTTCACCGTCATCGACCAGATCACCGGTGCCGGCGTCGTCCACTTCTCGCCGGCCAACACGAGCCCCGACTTCACGGACTACGACGACAACGGCCTGTACTTCCGTACGGCCCCGTCGGACGTCCTCCAGGGCCGGGTCCTCGGTGACCTGCTCGTCCAGGACGGCTGCCTCGACGTCGCCGCCATCGTGCTCGACGACCCGTACGGCACCGGCCTGGCGGAGAACTTCACCGCCTCGCTCGACGCCGGCGGCGGCACGCTCGTCACCGAGCCGATCCTCTACCCGGAGGGCACGAACAACTTCTCCGCCCAGGTGACCCAGGTCGCCGACGCGGGCGCGGAGTGCGTCGTCCTCATCGGCTTCGCCGAGACCGTCCAGATCGTCAACGAGATGGTCGCGCAGGGCCTGCCCCCGACCGAGGTCCCCACGTACTTCGTCGACGGCAACCTCGCCGACTACAGCTCCGACAGCGACACCAACCTGCCCGCGGGCACGCTCGAGGGCAACAAGGGCACGCTGCCGGGCGCCGAGGCCCCGGAGGAGTTCCAGAACCGCCTGCTCGAGGTCGACAGCTCGCTGACCGACTTCTCGTACGCGGCCGAGTCCTACGACGCGGCCGTCGTGATCGCCCTGGCGGCGGTCGCGGCCGGCAGCGACGCGGGCACCGAGATCGGTGCGGCCATCCCGGACGTCACCCGTGAGGGCACCGAGTGCACCTCGTTCGCGGAGTGCGTCGAGCTGCTCGACGGTGGCGAGGACATCGACTACAACGGTGTCTCCGGCCCGATCGAGATGAGCGACCAGGGTGACCCGACCGAGGCCACCATCGGCATCTTCGAGTACGACGCCGAGAACAAGATCACGCGCGTCGACAGCCTGTCCGGCACCATCTGA
- a CDS encoding ABC transporter ATP-binding protein has translation MPADLNESHDDGATATAERGGTYRERATAALADVPHEPGARKPDPILVADGVVRRFGGLTAVDVEHVEIQRNAITALIGPNGAGKTTLFNLLTGFDTPSEGSWTFEGDPISKLSAHKLARRGMVRTFQLTKALSRLTVLENMRLGAQGQRGERLLPALLPFLWHAQEKEISARAEELLARFKLDAKKEDFAGSLSGGQRKLLEMARALMSDPTMVMLDEPMAGVNPALTQSLLGHVKDLREQGMTVLFVEHDMDMVRDISDWVIVMAQGKIVSEGPPDAVMADPAVIDAYLGGHHDEPLDEEDRAMAEPGGLHYRHEEGPATSAGTAPRHEEGRA, from the coding sequence ATGCCCGCTGATCTGAACGAGTCCCACGACGACGGCGCGACGGCCACCGCCGAGCGCGGCGGCACGTACCGGGAGCGTGCGACCGCCGCGCTCGCCGACGTCCCGCACGAGCCCGGCGCCCGCAAGCCTGACCCCATCCTCGTCGCCGACGGCGTCGTGCGGCGCTTCGGCGGCCTCACCGCGGTCGACGTCGAGCACGTGGAGATCCAGCGCAACGCCATCACGGCGCTCATCGGGCCGAACGGCGCCGGCAAGACGACGCTGTTCAACCTGCTGACCGGCTTCGACACGCCGAGCGAGGGCAGCTGGACGTTCGAGGGCGACCCGATCTCGAAGCTGTCCGCGCACAAGCTCGCCCGCCGGGGCATGGTGCGCACCTTCCAGCTCACCAAGGCGCTGTCGCGCCTGACCGTGCTGGAGAACATGCGCCTCGGCGCCCAGGGCCAGCGAGGTGAGCGGCTGCTGCCGGCCCTGCTGCCGTTCCTGTGGCACGCGCAGGAGAAGGAGATCAGCGCCCGCGCCGAGGAGCTCCTCGCCCGCTTCAAGCTCGACGCCAAGAAGGAGGACTTCGCGGGGTCGCTGTCGGGCGGGCAGCGCAAGCTGCTCGAGATGGCCAGGGCGCTCATGAGCGACCCGACGATGGTCATGCTCGACGAGCCGATGGCGGGCGTGAACCCGGCGCTCACCCAGTCGCTGCTCGGGCACGTCAAGGACCTGCGCGAGCAGGGCATGACGGTGCTGTTCGTCGAGCACGACATGGACATGGTCCGCGACATCTCCGACTGGGTCATCGTCATGGCCCAGGGCAAGATCGTCTCGGAGGGGCCGCCGGACGCCGTCATGGCGGACCCGGCCGTCATCGACGCCTACCTCGGCGGGCACCACGACGAGCCGCTCGACGAGGAGGACCGGGCCATGGCCGAGCCCGGTGGCCTGCACTACCGGCACGAGGAGGGGCCGGCGACGTCCGCCGGGACCGCTCCCCGCCACGAGGAGGGACGCGCGTGA
- a CDS encoding branched-chain amino acid ABC transporter permease, with translation MDFGSILNNAAANVLGIDTLVFCLAAIGLNVHFGYTGLLNFGQAAFVAMGAYGVGITVAYLDQPLWVGFLVGLAAATVLALLLGIPTLRLRADYLAIATIATAEIWRFVARSSAADEWTGGSNGINGMARDFYAANPFPSGSYGFGPWTYSERGLWIRVFAVLLIALSLLVVWLLVRSPWGRVLKGIREDEDAVRSLGKNIFAYKMQALVLGGVIGALAGFVLSLSRGSVQPDNYATQLTFLAYTALLLGGAARLWGPVLGAVILWVTLSLTDTILRGAVGAGYIPTWLMDGVQVGQFRFILVGLALMLLMAFRPQGILGDRRELVLDAR, from the coding sequence ATGGACTTCGGGAGCATCCTCAACAACGCCGCGGCCAACGTCCTCGGCATCGACACGCTCGTGTTCTGCCTCGCCGCCATCGGCCTCAACGTGCACTTCGGCTACACGGGCCTGCTGAACTTCGGCCAGGCGGCCTTCGTGGCGATGGGCGCCTACGGCGTCGGCATCACGGTCGCCTACCTCGACCAGCCGCTGTGGGTCGGGTTCCTCGTCGGCCTCGCCGCCGCGACGGTCCTCGCCCTGCTCCTCGGCATCCCCACGCTGCGGCTGCGGGCGGACTACCTCGCGATCGCCACCATCGCGACCGCCGAGATCTGGCGGTTCGTGGCCCGCTCCAGCGCCGCCGACGAGTGGACGGGCGGCTCGAACGGCATCAACGGCATGGCGCGCGACTTCTACGCCGCCAACCCGTTCCCGTCGGGCAGCTACGGGTTCGGCCCGTGGACGTACAGCGAGCGCGGCCTCTGGATCCGCGTCTTCGCCGTGCTCCTCATCGCGCTGTCGCTGCTCGTCGTGTGGCTGCTCGTGCGCTCCCCGTGGGGTCGCGTGCTCAAGGGCATCCGCGAGGACGAGGACGCCGTGCGCAGCCTCGGCAAGAACATCTTCGCCTACAAGATGCAGGCGCTGGTCCTGGGCGGCGTCATCGGCGCCCTCGCCGGCTTCGTGCTCAGCCTGTCGCGCGGCTCGGTGCAGCCGGACAACTACGCGACGCAGCTGACCTTCCTCGCCTACACCGCGCTCCTGCTCGGCGGCGCCGCCCGCTTGTGGGGCCCGGTGCTCGGGGCCGTCATCCTGTGGGTCACCCTGTCCCTGACAGACACGATCCTGCGCGGCGCCGTCGGCGCCGGCTACATCCCGACCTGGCTCATGGACGGTGTCCAGGTCGGCCAGTTCAGGTTCATCCTGGTCGGACTCGCGCTCATGCTCCTCATGGCGTTCCGACCGCAGGGGATCCTGGGCGACCGGAGGGAGCTGGTCCTCGATGCCCGCTGA